The genomic window ccattcggtctgaagaacgctggggctacataccaatgttgtatgctcaagtgttttgaggACGTCATTGGGCAGACCGTTGAGGCCAACGTTGACGACATCGCGGTCAAGTCCAAATGAGCTGACCACCTCAtagccgatcttgagcagacctttgcaaaactccgagcaaacgacCTTTAAGCTCTGGCAGGAGTGGACGtctgaaaaaagaagaagaccgaTTTGGTCTTCGGTGTACTTTATATTTTAGaggtcatatggtgtcttttttTGTTCATCGTTTGTACTATACTTTGTTTTTTCTGTGTCCCTAAATAAATAGATTCTTGGAGTTGTTTTAAGTCAAAAATTTTAAACTCTAGCCTTCCTTTTACTCACTTTTAGCCTATAAATAGACTAAAATTGCAGGACAGACGTTTTGCCATGGGAAATAAATAGGGGCATGTACCCCTGGAAAAACCCAAAACCTCCTCGTCTCTTTATTTGTTGCGAAACCTATGCAGTTCCGGTACCGCGCCATAGATGAGCGCCGAAGCCGGTCCCCTCCGCCGCCAGCGGTGCGAAGTACTCCTGGCTCCGGATCGGCAGGTGAGAAGATTCCCAGACTCCTATCCCGATCTCTCTGTCGTTTCATGTTGGGGATCGATTGATCGATCTCCCTGACCTGCCTATTGCTTTTGGATGCATATGCCGTGGGATTCCACCAGACAGCCACGGCAGCGGCGGTCGGGCAGAGCGCGTGGGGAATTCGGCCGTGACGCTATGGCAGCCTAATCTGCCGCCACCAGAGACAGCAGCGGTCGACGCTGACGAGCTGCGACGGCAGGCGGAGAAGGCGAGGATCAGGGAGCGGATCCTCAGGGAGGAAGCGGAGCACTGGGAACTCGAGCTGGAGGTACGTAGCGAGTTAAGGGAACAGATGCTGCGTCAGTCATGGCCTGTGCTCGGGCGATCGGCGAGGGGATCTGACACGCCGGCGGCGCTGTCAACGGGAACGATTACCGCCGCCAACTCGTCGCTGCCTGTTGTTACGCCTGAGGTCTGCTGTCTTTTGGCTTTTTGTGTTTGATCACGCTTTCTGTTTCTCCCTAGCTCTCGCCTCACGTTTTCTATGTCGCATCATGGAATGTTTCTGATCTAACGTTGATAAGATAGATTTTTCACCCCGAGGGCACAACTCGATGCATCATTCAGTCTTTTGTTGATTTGCTTTCCAATTGAAGCACGTATTTATgcctaaaattttcaaattcactTAGACTATTCCATTTGAATGTTTAAAGCAACCATAGGTGAAGTTTCTATGTAACATATCAAATTTGTTGTTTCTTAAACTAAAATTTGAATGGTAAATTATTCCATAGAATTGTCAAAATGTCAAGTGTAAATAGTTATCATAAATAATAATCATGTTTAGCTGTTTGTCAAAAGTGTCCCTTTCTTGTTAAGTTTTGCAGAATTTTGTTGTTCTATTTGGTGTGGTTTATTTACTGGTTAGTGAATCTTACAACCTCTTGCAACAGTATGACATAATGTTTATTTCTGTTTGCTAGAGTATGTCATGGAACAATGGATAGGTCTATTTGGTGTGGTTTATTGGTTAGTCATGGAGCgaatttttttttttctgattgcTACAATATGTTATGGAGCCATGGATAAACAAGACCTAATTGGAAAAATTTACTTTGTTCATCTTCAAAGATAAATATGCATGCATTGTGGGCAAACTACATTAGCATAAATATAAGACAAGATACAAATAATTCATGTAATCTACATAAAAGAACATTCGTGTTGGTGAAAATCTTTATGCATTATTGATGCCAGTTCAATAGTTCATTTTGCACTTTTTGGTATGGGCTAAAATGATCAATGCTGAACAAGTAGCTGAAAATAAGCACAGTTTTGAGCACGAGGGTGCGGTGTTGCACTATACCGGAATTAATTTTCACCTTTTTATTAATATGCAATGATTAGAAACTGAAGAAAATAGAGTACCGTATACAAAGTTTGTGCCCTCATTGTTGATACTTGAAGAATTTCTTTCTAATCAAACACCTTGTTCCGGATAGGAGTCAGCGTGAAGGAACTCTTTCTGATATTTAAATTGTGCTTTTATTTTCTTCCCTAGTATTTGTAAACTTTCATCATGGTTTTAACACAAATTTTGGATAACCAATTCAAAACCTTGTTGCCAGATTGCAGACTTTGCAATACATGCTGCAGATTTTCTTGCAGTTTTGACGCTGATGGATGTAAAATTGCAGAGCATTACAAACGTCTAACAAAATTGTCATCTGCAAtatcaaaattaaaaaaaaatataaacTAAACAGGAATGGCTATGTGATAAGGATGCCCACAGCATGTATGTTAAGTTAGCTTTTGCATATCTTCTACGAGTACAGTTAACTTTTGCAAATCTTTTACGGGTACAGAAAAACATGATCAGTTGCTCTCACAATATTCATGCAATTCTGCCATTTTTTGCCCAAAAAGGCTTTGTGTAGTTCATTATAGTAAAAGGTAGCCAAATTTAATGATCTACTGatgtttttaacatttttttaagaGTTCAATTTTCATGTGTGTTCTTGACATACAATCATAATAATGCTGTCATTACTATTTGAAGTTGCGGTTACTTTTGTTTGCTCATCTAGAAACTCTTATGCTGGTTGTGCAGGCCCACCCAAAAGCAAACACACTTGCAACCGCGCCGACCAAGCGGAAGAGCCCTGATCGTGCCATTGGAGCATTGTTGGCTCCAAGCAGCAAGAAGCAGAAGAACACACTAACCTGCATGGTTTGTGGCATCACCACAAACAGTGAGAAGGCCATGCAAGGCCACCTCAATGGGAAGGTGCACAAGAGGAAGGTGGTAGCACTTCCGGAGTTGCCAAAGCTAGTGGCAGAGACAGAGGAGAGAGGGCTTGAGGCAGGGGAGGAAGAGGCAATGTCGATGGAGACATTGGGAGATTACAAACCGACAAAGTTCATGATGGCGACGACCGCAGGAGAGCTGAACGAAGTGACACAGATGGACGGGTACCTCCTTTGCGAGTTGTGCAATGTGCGGACGGCAGACCGCGTTACCATGATGTGCCACCTACAAGGGAGCAAACACATCTCTAAGGACCTGAAGAAACGTCAACCCTCCAGcaagccatcgggtgaggcggttAGTGCTGCCACTTCAGCTATTGGCAGTGCTGATCCTAAAAAGCTGGTTCTGGAGGATTTCAGTGTGCCACTGCCACACACCGTGCGGCGCTTGGAAGGCTTTCTGCTCTGCGAGCTGTGTGATGTGAAGGCCGCATCCATGCATGGCATGCGTCAACACTTGTCAGGGAAGAAGCACAAGAATAAGGCGAACACCAGCTCTGATGCCTCTGTCAACGTGTCCACAGGTGGAAAGGAAGCAGCCAAAGCAAAGTCGATAGACACAGACACGGCTGTCATCTCTGACATGGTAGCAAAGGTGGAAGCCCCATTGGAGAAGTCCTTGCAACCAAAGCTTGGTGATGACGGTGAGGTGCAAGAAGTGACCGtggcaccaccaaaagaagacgTCGCCACTGGGGACAGTGCTAAGCCTGTTGGAACGGAAGTGATGAATAGCAGTGCAACTTCTGCTGGAGCTCAGCTCAATCATGCCTGTAACTCTGACTTGCTGACCATGGAAGTAGACAGTGTGATGCACCCTCTCTCCCGGGTGGATAACTTGTTCATCTGCCTGAGCTGCAATGCAAAGGCAACATCCGAGGCCATCATGCGGTCTCACCTGGCTGGCAAAAAGCACAAGCGCAAGATGACACTTGCTGCACAAGGAAACAATGACTTGTGTGTCCTTGCCACCAAGGCTGATGAGGTGCAAGACAACAGCTCAAAGTCCACGAAAGCCAATGTGGAGGCTGGATTGGTGCCGTCAGCGGTGCCACAAGCAAATACTGCTGTCGACAAAGAAGAATCAGCCCCGTCGTTGGCAACTCCACCAACGAAAAACACCGTTGCAATGGCATCCATGGCAGTAGATCGACCAGCAGAAGCTCAACTTGATACTTGCATTGTTGGACCAACTGAGGATTGCGAGATTACTGAGGAAGCTCAAGGAGAGCACGCAGCTGCCGGATCCAATGGCTCTGTGACCCAAACTAAGGAATCCGTGAGAACAAATGACACCACTGCTGTACCTGGCAAGCCAATCAAGATCCAGGTGGAGGGCAAGGTGTTCACCGTGACGCAGCAGGAGAATGGCAGTCTCTCGTGCGAGGTGTGTGCCGTACATGGATACGATAAAGACAGCATGATTCTGCACCTCTACACTAGCACACACTGGGGCAAAGCCAGTCTTGCAGAGAAAAAAGAGAAGGAGCAAGCGTGCATGGTTGCAGTTGCAATGGTGAACAAAGATAGCGAGGTTGGCAGCATGGCAAGTTAGCGAGGGCTCTGGTGGACTGAGAAGTGGCAGTCGATGTGTGTGATCATATAAATAACGTACGTAGCATATTGACTATTACTACTTGAATCTTGAGGTACTCCTATGTGACTATATATACAGTTACATTGATCATAGCAACATGAAAAACAGCAAATTTTGCCTATTGCTCAGGGCTCAGTACATTGTCATAGTTCGCCTCTTTGCTTTTCTGTTTTAGCTGCGTTTCTGTTTGATGAGATGCATATGCGTACATGTGCGGTCATGTGGACGTGCGGGGAGGGCAATCGATATAGGCCAGTGTAGCAGCACATGGAAATAGTGGACCATTCGGTAATCGGTACACACTTCATCACCTTAATCTTAATCTTACTAATTAAAGATCCCACACATGCTACTGTACACCCTAGGTGTAATGCAGAACAAAACTTTCAGTAGGAACTATACTGAACACTACTTAAATAGGTATGGCTCAATAGCATTCAGTAGAGTCGGTCTGGCTAGAGCACGAGATAAAACTGAACGTTCGTTTTCATCATCTCATAAAAgtatgttcgcttggtcgtatttagcttataagtcatggcttatcagccaacgaataatatttttctctcacaccaaaccaggcaACAAcactttcaaccatggcttataagccaaaccagcccaaacgaacggaGCAATGAACAGCAACGTGTCTTCGATTTTCATATGAACAAATAGTGGACAGATGACACGTACGGTTGCGTGTGCATGCGTCGCCAGTTTGTTTTCgattgttgtcaaattttagctgGAGTGATTGCAAGAACCTTTAGAGCTAGAACCATAGCGAAATAGATGACAAGCTTGAACCAAATCCGCGCGTACGTGGACAGGGGCGAATGCAAGTAGGTACTACAGTTTAGGAGGCACAGATGCACTTACGTATGGCAAAACATAAAATTCACAGTAACCAGGACTATAATTTCACATTAAATGTACTATCTCTATATaggtcatgttcgcttctcttataatcttgttttttcaggtgtttttctctcacaataaatcagccgaaacaatatttcggcgtgttttttcagcgaagcgaaccggGCCATAGTCTGAGTCTGtgtacatacccacaagataagtGCTAAAGTGCATGTCATCACGAATCCACTGGGATTAGTCTGAGTCTGTCTATATACCCACAAGATAAGTGCTAAAGTGCATGTCATCACAAATCCACTGGGATTCATACGAAATCGAGAATTGGAGCACGAGATAGGAAGAACAGAGTATTTGGATTGGGATAGCAGAGTTCAGAGAACAACTTGGGTTTCAGAGTTTCAGCTCATCAATAGCGTCTCAGTCGTTACAACCGGCCCTTTATACCGGCTCCATCCAGCTAGCACGCCCCATGGCACAACCGCCATTGGTCCACACGTCAGGAGTCACCAGACCTTTGATCCGAAGCCCCACCTATCAGCCACTTGGCAAGTCCGCTTGCAATCCCTTCCCGCCTGTTGCCTTGCCGGAACGTTAACAGAGCCTGCCGTCCGCCTCTTACTCCTGACAGTGCACACCTCTTCAGTCATTTTGCTCTAACTTTGTTGCCAGTTTGCCACTTGTTACAGGTAACacatcaattttgatataaaatttgTCTTCCTCCGACTTTATCTAAAAATGTTAATTATGAATTTTATGACTTGCGCAAGAactatttttagagacggttgaCTATGTCAATAAGTTCTAAAATCGCTCATTTCTACGAGTGGTTAGTATGGAAACTACCTCTGAGAATTTGATTTCTAGGAGCTTATGCTTTACGTCAACTTGCATTAATAAAAATGGGTAGAAAATCGTTTTTTGGGAGGTTACAGAAGCTTGGGCCGCCGTTGCGCGCTTGGGTCTAGCTGGACGTCGTAGTACAAAATTTAATAGTAGTCACTAAAATCATTATTAGTGCAAATTGTGCACATCATTTGTAGGGTTGTGATGAGCACACGTCATTGGGCAGCTTATTAATTAGTATGCATACTGCGCAAACTGGGCCTCTAAAAATAGTCAAACAAGGATTTTACAatgacgatatatatatataggagcgCGTGCATGAGAATGGCTGGTGGGTGGGCGGACACGAGATCGCGAGAGATCTGCACCGGCCATTTGAGCTCGTGGTGATGAGTAATTATTAGCCGAGGCAGCTAAGCTTGTGCATGCATGCACTTATTGACGGGTTAGTTGCGCTAGCTCTTTTTGTGATACTCCAGTACTCCCTCTGTTCAAAATAGAAGTCGTTTTCACTTAATGAGAAGTCAGCTTTTTTAGCTTTGaccacttatatatatataaaattaatacttataatacataattagtatcattagatagatcgttaaatatactttcataataaactaatttagagatataaatgttgcacatattttctacaaacctagaaAGTTTGACCTCCACGCATCTCATAGCGACTTCTATTGTGGGACGGAGGAAGTATCAACGAGATGATTTGGGCATTTGGCCCCTATTCGCCATTGGACGGAGCGAAGGCCGAGAAGGGGATTGAGCAAAACTGCAAAAAGAGAGGAATGGAAGAAGAGACGCCTCGATCGATCGCATTGATCCAATCTTATCGTAGTCGTAGCTGCTAGCTTCTGCATGCATGATGGCGCTGTTATCCATCGaggaagcatgcatgcatgcgcggACGTGCGGAGTAGATGGCGATCGAGATGCTGCAGCCAGGGAGACAGATGAGGAGGAAGTGGCGGTGACGTAAGCACTGATGCATGCATGGCGTATGAGACACAGCAGCAACTAGCAAGGTCGAAGTCGAACAAGGCACGAGCTGAACCAGCCCGGTGTCTGGTGCGGCGGCAGGGCAGATGGACATGTGGACCCTTCGGTAGACACGCGCGTCATCTTGAACCCCCACATTAATCTTCATAGGCCGCATGAAGAAAAAGATAAATCAAATAAATCTTCTAAAAATAGAAATATATACTCTCTGTCCACTTTATGACATAGTGTTAGCAAACAAGAGAAAAGACGTTTCTATCCACTTATCAAGAAGCTGGAGCAGTGAGTTTGGTTCTTCAAATAATATATGAAATGTTGTTGCACCCACTACATAATAAACCACTAGAGCATGATGTTCAGAAGGAATAAATGGGTACGCTCACTACTGAAAACTTTGAGGAAATGATGGTAAGGGcctagaagttgatttattctAGGACAATTTTTTTTGCCTATATAAATCTATTTTTCCATAGACGGGTGTAGCAGCTTTTAATTTGGTAGATTATAATCATTATCACTGCTAATAACCATCGGTTGCTCTGTTCTTTAAAGAATTTTGTCAGACTTAACGTTGTTTGACTTAGCATGAAAGTAGAAATCATCAATTTTAATTAGCTATGTGTACTAAATTTGTTTATGAATTTTTTTAGCCATCGTGGCTTATTAGCACAAGCCACGTACGTATTTGAAAGGTATCTATGAAAAATCAGTACTTACGGCGCAAAGTTTTTGATGGTGCTAAAGCACGGATTAACGAGTAATGCAACCTGGCCGGCCGGCCTCGCTTATTGGAACACGTTCGCCATAGAGCTGACTGTTAGTACTATAGGGCAGCAATAGCCAGGATCAGAATAGGACAGAAGACTACATGGCGAGATCTCATGGCCTGGCTGAATCCACGGAGATGGCCACCCCTCAGCGAAACCTTGATATGATGCATTTTTTTAAGGTATTAGCGTCCTGATGTCCGATCCTGGATGCTAGCGTCGGACGGTATTCCCACGCCTGCGCCTAACGCACCAAGCTCCCTCACCCCGCACCCACCCAGCTTTGGAGGCTGCGCGGGCCCACGCATGTGCGGGGACCACCCCGAGCCTGCTCCGTTTTCACGCGTCCGCATGCACACAGCACCGGCAGGCGCACTAGCAGCAGCATGCGCTTCCccgagatctacttttgaaacatccaaataaacacttgtaacatacgtctaaaacagatgaaacacttaaaacatgcatgTATAGACATAGCAACAtctgtgcaacaccagatctgcTTTTgaaaaacatccagatgaaacatttgcaacatacgtctgaaacaaataaaatacttgaaacatgcgtgtatagtcattgcaacatgtgcaacaccaagatCTACCTTTGAAacatacagataaaacatttgcaacatgcatTTGAAACACCTGAAAtgcttgaaacataggcttgcaacgtGCGTATTTTGTCATTGCAACACGTGCAaaatcccgatctacttttgcaacatcgatacaattaaaacacttgcaacatacctccgaAACAcgtgaaacatatgtttgcaacatgccCTTTCAGCacaaacatctccttgctgcttcgcAAATAGAGGCTTGTTGACGTGTGGAGGTCACCGTTGTGCTCGCCGGCGGCGCAGAGCTCGCCGGCAACGCGGAGCTGGGCGGCGATGCACAAAGGGCGGGTATGGAGGCAAGCACGGGCGGCGGTGCGCACAGAGGGAGGGCAGGTGGCGCATGGAGGTCACCGGTGAGCTCGTCGGCAACGCGGAGCTGGGCGGCGGCGCACAGAGGTCCTGGCGATGGTGGCACGGGCACGTGGCGGTGGTGCATTGAGTGGGTGATGCGCGGCTGAAAAGTCATtatgtgattttggtaattgagtgacaacctaggtggactaatagtgtttatgtgagatacataggtgattagtccacaggtacatgtgtgtgagcaacatatgccatgaaggtgaaatggcttagagatgttgcaaagctcacacatgtgatgatgaaggagctcattgcaaatgagacatgacattgagtcatgtgatcaaggtggagaagatcaagacatgagttggcttgatgatgaaggagcttattgcaaagctcacacatgtgatgatgaaggagctcattgcaaatgagacatgacattgagtcatgtgatcaaggtggagaagatcaagacatgacttggcttgatggaccggttgcaagcgtgaaggacaacttgaaggctttggagcgatggaccgcgtggcggtgaagcttaagcaagacttgacgtcgatggacgaaggcaactatgaaaagcaagtgaagtcaagatcgatgaaccaatataatcatgtgatgatatgaagtggatcatatcattgttgatcgtgttggtgcatgtgttgcatcgacattggaggtgatggaatggaatgcgcaaggcaaaggtatagcctagggcatttcattttacaggtcataggtgtgtagaaaagtttatgacagggtttaggatagatagccgtactatcaagaggggcaaacttgtttgcatattggtcatctagtgccactcgagtggtctaactttgcatcgtcgctaggattgagtggcgtggcaagttgagtggctaatccttcagaaaatgattgtaaaaatgctaacacatatacacatggtggtgtacactttgtggtgttggcacatttataaaggatataaagttggagttgatgtggatcaactcggcgatggaacagaggcgagaagggttcgaaactccaccgacgccctatacagaaaagacagggtctcacagagtggaccggacgctggtcatgtggtgaccggacgctagggtcctgcgtccggttagtggcagcagtgagcacgcaggcatcggtcttcgaccgaacgctagcactgaaagtgaccagacgctggcacggtgcgtccggtcaggctgatgtaCGGTGACGTAGGGGAcgcagagaagttggagaaggaccagacactgatgctgtgtccgatcatgaccgaccgaacgcgtccggtcgtgactggaaccttactggaaacgatcggatgctagggtcctgcgtccggtcactttgagtagctgcatccggtcatcgcttgaccgttgagatcgagcgactATGTTTGAACAGTggcgacacgtggcgagcatccgttgaccggacgctgaggtcctgcgtccggtcgatttgaccggagcgtccggtcgtcccaaattttacccagtgaaggggtaacaactattttagcccatggggctataaatagaaggtggtcttagGCATGGCttgtgctgagcacctcgggggactttgtgttcatgcttgagagtgcttggaagccctccatctcacatctgcttgatagtgatcatccgattgtgtgagagagcgattctagtgcgattgcatcgagtggcactaggtgatcgagttgcaagccagtgatgcttgttactcttggaggttgtcacctcctagacggcttggtggtggtctccgtcgaagcccgcaagaagcttgtgcggtgctccggagaagagctttgtgaggagcattgtgctcgccacgcgggagccgcgaagagcaactctagtaaagcgtgtcattgagctactctTACTTTTGggataggttcttgtggtgctcgatgtgcgggcttggcgagtGATGTCAATTAGCCGTCAAACCACCaaatgagcggtcgacacaacggggactagcatattggcaagcacgtgaacctcggaagaaaaatcaccgtgtcaactttattctttccgttggtttgcatcctcgttacacaagcttgtaattactttcatatacattgtgcttgtgtagttgctcttgtaattagtttgcttgtatagctcactagttaccttcttgtttgtgtagcatagaagtagctcccttgcgtgactaatttggtttgtgtaatcttGCTAGTCACTTAGCTtattttgtgtagctaagtatttacgctctctaatttaacattggttgccttgttattgagcattgctagtgagcttagttgactttgtgcttttgcttactagcatgtgtaggagctccccgttgattaaagtactagtggcataggtttgtgtgaccttgcttctagaattgattatgtgagctctagctagcccgacac from Miscanthus floridulus cultivar M001 chromosome 11, ASM1932011v1, whole genome shotgun sequence includes these protein-coding regions:
- the LOC136494584 gene encoding uncharacterized protein, with the translated sequence MQFRYRAIDERRSRSPPPPAVRSTPGSGSADSHGSGGRAERVGNSAVTLWQPNLPPPETAAVDADELRRQAEKARIRERILREEAEHWELELEVRSELREQMLRQSWPVLGRSARGSDTPAALSTGTITAANSSLPVVTPEAHPKANTLATAPTKRKSPDRAIGALLAPSSKKQKNTLTCMVCGITTNSEKAMQGHLNGKVHKRKVVALPELPKLVAETEERGLEAGEEEAMSMETLGDYKPTKFMMATTAGELNEVTQMDGYLLCELCNVRTADRVTMMCHLQGSKHISKDLKKRQPSSKPSGEAVSAATSAIGSADPKKLVLEDFSVPLPHTVRRLEGFLLCELCDVKAASMHGMRQHLSGKKHKNKANTSSDASVNVSTGGKEAAKAKSIDTDTAVISDMVAKVEAPLEKSLQPKLGDDGEVQEVTVAPPKEDVATGDSAKPVGTEVMNSSATSAGAQLNHACNSDLLTMEVDSVMHPLSRVDNLFICLSCNAKATSEAIMRSHLAGKKHKRKMTLAAQGNNDLCVLATKADEVQDNSSKSTKANVEAGLVPSAVPQANTAVDKEESAPSLATPPTKNTVAMASMAVDRPAEAQLDTCIVGPTEDCEITEEAQGEHAAAGSNGSVTQTKESVRTNDTTAVPGKPIKIQVEGKVFTVTQQENGSLSCEVCAVHGYDKDSMILHLYTSTHWGKASLAEKKEKEQACMVAVAMVNKDSEVGSMAS